From one Meles meles chromosome 18, mMelMel3.1 paternal haplotype, whole genome shotgun sequence genomic stretch:
- the HSD17B1 gene encoding 17-beta-hydroxysteroid dehydrogenase type 1 has product MDRTVVLITGCSSGIGLHLALRLASDPSRSFKVYATLRDLRAQGPLWEAARSRGCPPGSLETLQLDVRDADSVAAARARVTEGRVDVLVCNAGRGLIGPLEAHTAGAVGSVLDVNVAGTVRTLQAFLPDMKRRRSGRVLVTGSMGGLMGLPFNAVYCASKFAIEGLCESLAVLLPPFGVHVSLIECGPVRTAFLEKLEGVAGGVLDGADAETRQLFSRYQRHLERIFREAAQDPEEVTEVFLAALRAPRPALRYFSTESFLPLAHLRLADPSGCSYVAAMHRAVFADEPAEELTAAAPGGPALRAPPAAAAPQ; this is encoded by the exons ATGGACCGCACCGTGGTGCTCATCACCGGCTGCTCCTCTGGCATCGGCCTGCACCTGGCCCTGCGTCTGGCGTCCGACCCCTCCCGGAGCTTCAAAG TGTATGCCACGCTGCGGGACCTGAGGGCGCAGGGCCCGCTGTGGGAGGCAGCCCGGTCCCGAGGGTGCCCTCCTGGCTCCCTGGAGACGTTGCAGCTGGACGTGAGGGACGCGGATTCTGTGGCCGCTGCCCGGGCACGCGTGACCGAGGGCCGCGTGGACGTGCTGG TGTGTAATGCGGGGCGGGGTCTGATCGGGCCGCTGGAGGCGCACACGGCTGGCGCAGTGGGGTCGGTGCTGGACGTGAACGTGGCCGGGACGGTGCGGACACTGCAGGCCTTCCTGCCCGACATGAAGCGCCGCCGCTCGGGACGCGTGCTGGTGACCGGGAGCATGGGCGGCTTGATGG GGCTGCCGTTCAACGCGGTTTACTGCGCCAGCAAGTTCGCGATCGAAGGCCTGTGCGAGAGTCTGGCGGTTCTCCTGCCTCCCTTCGGGGTCCA CGTGAGCCTCATCGAGTGCGGCCCGGTGCGCACCGCCTTTCTGGAGAAGCTGGAGGGCGTTGCGGGCGGGGTGCTGGACGGCGCGGACGCCGAGACCCGCCAGCTCTTCTCCCGCTACCAGCGCCATCTAGAGCGGATCTTCCGCGAGGCGGCGCAGGACCCGGAGGAGGTGACCGAG GTCTTCCTCGCCGCGCtgcgcgccccgcgccccgcgctgCGCTACTTCAGCACCGAGAGCTTCCTGCCGCTGGCGCACCTGCGCCTGGCAGACCCCAGCGGCTGCAGCTACGTCGCCGCCATGCACCGCGCTGTGTTCGCCGACGAGCCCGCGGAGGAGCTGACCGCCGCGGCCCCGGGCGGCCCCGCGCTCCGCGCTCCTCCCGCCGCCGCTGCCCCGCAATAA